A region of Vespula vulgaris chromosome 1, iyVesVulg1.1, whole genome shotgun sequence DNA encodes the following proteins:
- the LOC127069825 gene encoding oxysterol-binding protein-related protein 11 gives MNVQIRYPYEGLLHKYTNAMKGWQYRWFILSPETGELHYFLSESEKNQRPRCSIYLAGAVIAPSDEDSNTFTVNSATGDMIKLRATDARARQEWVDKLRAVTEMYTRAIASSHPPLPPREHSTNTSRNPVAKLEVLDAFANCQEQLRKVEKHNVALAQSIENSNMNLDPDLLVLKAMAHTTLHTLNQCLNILYQ, from the exons ATGAATGTTCAAATAAGATACCCTTACGAGggtttattacataaatacacaaacGCGATGAAAGGGTGGCAGTATCGTTGGTTTATTCTTAGTCCTGAAACCGGTgaattacattattttcttagTGAATCCGAGAAAAACCAACGACCACGTTGTTCCATATATTTAGCTGGTGCAGTTATAGCACCTAGCGACGAAGATTCTAATACTTTTACTGTTAATTCTGCAACag GAGATATGATCAAATTAAGAGCTACCGATGCTCGAGCTAGACAGGAATGGGTGGACAAATTGCGAGCAGTTACAGAAATGTATACAAGAGCAATAGCTAGTAGTCATCCTCCATTACCACCCAGAGAACATTCCACAAACACCAGCAGAAATCCTGTTGCCAAATTAGAAGTCCTCGATGCCTTTGCTAATTGCCAGGAGCAATTAAGAAAAGTGGAAAAACATAATGTTGCATTGGCACAATCAattgaaaattcaaatatgaaCTTAGATCCAGATTTATTAGTTCTTAAAGCTATGGCTCATACAACGTTACATACGTTAAATCAATGccttaatatattataccaaTGA